In Nymphaea colorata isolate Beijing-Zhang1983 chromosome 3, ASM883128v2, whole genome shotgun sequence, a genomic segment contains:
- the LOC116250128 gene encoding probable E3 ubiquitin ligase SUD1: MASMVEERVSVPESFRDLKEEEEGEEEDEEEDVCRICRNPGDADNPLRYPCACSGSIKYVHQECLLQWLNHSNARQCEVCKHAFSFSPVYADNAPSRLPFQEFLVGIAMKACHVLQFFLRLSFVLSVWLLIIPFITFWLWRLAFVRSLGEARKLFLSRISAALILTDCLHGFLLSASIVFIFLGATSLRDYFRHLRELGGQDADREDDADRQGARAVRRPGPGNRIQAGAGNVDDAPGGQGIAGAGQIIMRNAENVAAQLELQAARLEARVEQMFDGLDDADGAEDVPFDELVGMQGPVFHLVENAITVLASNAIFLGVVIFLPFSVGRLLVFYASRILSTTSGTLRSNFMPVMESALALANTTVNNPISYVANISEDGGGTILAGQLASSLNMTSLGDAAGSSSGLGTNIFKGMPTTFHLSDVATLAIGYMFIFCVVIFYLSLLALIRYCKGEPLAMGRLYGIASAAEAIPSIMRQFLAGMRHLITMVKVAFLLVIELGVFPLMCGWWLDICTIKMLGTTVAQRVEFFSVSPLASSLIHWAVGIVYMLQISIFVSLLRGVLRNGVLYFLRDPADPNYNPFRDLIDDPVHKHARRVLLSVAVYGSLIVMLVFLPVKLAMWMAPSIFPLDVGLSDPFTEIPADMLLFQICLPFAMEHFKPRITIKAVLRRWFTVVGWALGLTEFLLPKPEDNGGQENGNAGQARQERVGVVHRPGAELHERALVAQAAVRDTDRFIQGARNLHAAEGSDSDEQAGTEEYGFVVRIVLLLLLAWVTLLLFNSTLIVVPIYLGRVVFGAIPRLPITHGIKCNDIYAFNIGCHLLGASIAGIRYSLGYLRTQRMEFLVQVLKWCSVLLKSAALLSIWIFVIPVLIGLLFELLVIVPLRVPVDESPVFLLYQDWALGLVFLKIWTRLVMLDQMAPLVDESWRMKFERVRADGFSGLRGSWVFCEIVAPILLKLLTALCVPYVFARGVFPVLGYPLIVNSAVYRFAWLGCLLFSFLWFCVKRFHVWFTNLHNSIRDDRYLIGRRLHNFGEDVMQAKDTNVIREQRFGGTSIPGSGQQQQEEDAGLRFRPRRHEHLMA, encoded by the exons ATGGCCTCGATGGTGGAAGAGCGGGTCAGCGTGCCGGAGAGTTTCAGGGATctgaaggaggaagaagaaggggaagaggaggatgaggaggaagaCGTCTGCCGGATCTGCCGAAACCCCGGCGACGCCGACAACCCTCTGCGGTACCCTTGCGCCTGTAGCGGCAGCATCAAGTACGTACACCAAGAATGCCTCCTCCAGTGGCTCAACCACAGCAACGCCCGGCAGTGCGAG GTATGCAAACATGCATTTTCCTTCTCCCCAGTTTATGCGGACAATGCTCCCTCAAGGCTTCCTTTTCAGGAATTTCTAGTTGGCATTGCTATGAAAGCATGCcatgttcttcaattttttctacGCCTCTCTTTTGTGCTCTCAGTGTGGCTTCTTATCATTCCCTTCATAACTTTCTGGCTTTGGAGATTGGCCTTTGTGAGGAGCCTAGGTGAAGCACGGAAGTTATTCTTGAGCCGGATTTCTGCTGCCTTGATCCTTACAGATTGTCTGCATGGATTTCTACTTTCTGCTAGCATTGTATTTATATTTCTTGGGGCCACATCATTGAGGGACTACTTTAGGCATCTACGAGAACTTGGAGGGCAAGATGCTGATAGAGAAGATGATGCCGATAGGCAAGGTGCTCGTGCAGTAAGGAGGCCAGGCCCTGGAAACAGGATTCAGGCTGGAGCTGGAAATGTTGATGATGCTCCAGGGGGGCAAGGAATTGCTGGTGCAGGTCAAATCATTATGAGGAATGCAGAAAATGTTGCCGCACAGTTGGAATTGCAGGCAGCTCGTCTTGAAGCTCGTGTTGAGCAAATGTTTGATGGTCTTGATGATGCAGATGGTGCTGAAGATGTGCCTTTCGATGAGCTTGTTGGCATGCAAGGACCTGTTTTCCATTTGGTTGAAAATGCAATAACA GTTCTGGCAAGCAACGCAATATTTCTTGGTGTTGtcatctttcttcctttttcagttGGACGGCTGCTAGTTTTCTATGCTTCTCGGATTCTTTCCACAACCTCTGGGACACTCCGCTCAAATTTCATGCCTGTTATGGAGTCAGCCCTTGCCTTGGCAAACACAACAGTGAACAATCCTATTAGCTATGTCGCCAATATATCTGAAGATGGTGGTGGTACTATTTTGGCTGGTCAGCTTGCCAGCTCTTTAAATATGACCAGTTTAGGAGATGCTGCAGGCAGTAGTAGTGGATTGGGAACAAATATTTTCAAGGGGATGCCCACAACATTTCACCTTTCTGATGTCGCAACTCTTGCTATTGGATATATGTTCATATTCTGTGTGGTGATCTTTTACCTGTCTCTATTGGCCTTGATTCGCTACTGCAAGGGTGAACCTTTGGCTATGGGTAGGCTTTATGGAATTGCCTCAGCAGCAGAGGCAATTCCCTCTATAATGAGGCAGTTTTTAGCTGGAATGAGGCACCTAATAACTATGGTTAAAGTTGCATTTCTCTTGGTGATTGAGCTTGGGGTGTTTCCTTTAATGTGTGGCTGGTGGTTGGATATTTGTACAATTAAGATGCTTGGAACTACAGTTGCACAGCGAGTTGAGTTCTTCTCTGTGTCACCTCTGGCGAGCTCCTTGATCCACTGGGCCGTGGGAATCGTATATATGCTGCAAATAAGCATTTTTGTTAGCCTTCTACGAGGG GTATTGCGCAATGGTGTTCTGTATTTTCTTCGAGATCCTGCAGATCCTAATTACAATCCCTTCCGTGATCTAATTGATGATCCTGTGCACAAGCATGCCCGACGTGTTCTTCTATCAGTTGCTGTTTATGGTAGTTTAATTGTCATGCTGGTGTTCTTACCAGTCAAGCTGGCAATGTGGATGGCTCCATCAATTTTTCCTTTGGACGTTGG TCTCTCTGATCCATTCACTGAGATTCCAGCAGACATGCTTCTTTTCCAAATTTGTCTGCCATTTGCTATGGAGCATTTCAAGCCCCGAATAACAATTAAAGCAGTTCTTCGAAGGTGGTTTACTGTAGTTGGTTGGGCTCTTGGATTGACTGAGTTTCTGCTGCCAAAACCTGAGGATAATGGTGGACAGGAAAATGGAAATGCTGGCCAAGCAAGGCAGGAAAGAGTGGGTGTTGTCCATCGACCTGGTGCTGAACTCCATGAGAGAGCTTTGGTAGCTCAAGCAGCTGTGAGGGACACTGATAGATTTATTCAAGGGGCCAGAAACCTACATGCTGCTGAAGGATCAGATAGTGACGAACAAGCTGGCACTGAAGA GTATGGGTTTGTTGTTCGAATTGTGTTGTTGTTGCTATTAGCATGGGTAACGCTGCTTCTCTTTAATTCAACCTTGATAGTTGTGCCCATATACTTGGGACGTGTGGTCTTTGGTGCCATTCCCCGCCTGCCAATTACTCATGGCATCAAGTGCAATG ATATTTATGCGTTCAATATTGGGTGTCATCTTCTCGGGGCTTCTATTGCTGGGATTAGATATTCTTTGGGGTATCTTAGAACCCAGAGAATGGAATTTCTTGTGCAGGTTCTGAAATGGTGCTCTGTCTTGCTTAAGAGTGCTGCTCTCTTGTCCATATGG ATTTTCGTCATCCCAGTATTGATTGGTCTGCTGTTTGAGCTGTTAGTGATAGTTCCACTGCGGGTGCCTGTGGATGAGAGCCCTGTTTTCCTTCTGTATCAAGATTGGGCATTGGGGCTAGTATTTCTCAAGATCTGGACAAGATTG GTTATGCTGGATCAAATGGCGCCCCTTGTTGATGAGAGTTGGCGGATGAAGTTTGAGCGGGTGAGAGCAGATGGATTCTCAGGGCTGCGTGGTTCGTGGGTCTTTTGTGAGATTGTTGCTCCAATTCTCTTGAAGCTTTTGACTGCACTATGCGTACCATATGTGTTTGCAAGAGGAGTATTTCCAGTGCTGGGCTATCCACTGATTGTGAACTCTGCGGTGTATCGGTTTGCATGGCTTGGttgccttctcttttctttcttgtggtTCTGTGTTAAGAGGTTCCATGTTTGGTTCACCAATCTGCACAACTCAATTAGAGATGACCGTTACTTAATTGGAAGGAGGCTGCACAATTTTGGGGAAGATGTCATGCAAGCTAAGGATACAAATGTAATTCGGGAGCAGCGTTTTGGCGGTACAAGCATACCTGGTTCAGGCCagcagcaacaagaagaagatgctGGTTTAAGGTTCCGACCCCGTCGACATGAGCACCTGATGGCCTGA
- the LOC116251656 gene encoding putative glucuronosyltransferase PGSIP7, translating into MRNPGVLLLWTAVAALTLCCLPDGAAPAPEKHKNAYATMMYMGTPRDYEFYIGLRVLLRSLAHLKVDADLVVLASKDVPAKWVAAMQNEDGAKVVRVDNVKNPYVPEHSDYRFKHTLNKLYAWKLVEYERVVMLDTDNLFLHNTDELFQCGQFCAVFINPCIFHTGLFVLQPSEEVFNRMMQQLIDGRPNPDGADQGFLVGWFDDLLGRPMFNPPANGTRLDGYFRLPLGYQMDASYFYLKLRWNVPCGPNSVITFPSAPLFKPWYWWSWPVLPLGLAWHEQRRNLLGYADDVPYCAAHTAVFLLLLAALRLCLSRICNFRATDRTNATAATTSLYPTFMKCALLLLIVGSYSMPFYLIHRTVHPVVGWTLYLAGSSSLMLVVANAFSLPLLSALTPSLGIAGALFVMAYPAYHDGVVRALSIWAYSFVCAPFLWSSISRLLNQVEALVPNKNGELPLPQFMKVY; encoded by the exons ATGCGGAATCCCGGCGTGCTTTTGCTCTGGACGGCCGTCGCCGCACTTACCCTGTGCTGTCTCCCCGATGGCGCAGCTCCGGCGCCGGAGAAGCATAAGAACGCCTACGCTACGATGATGTATATGGGAACGCCCAGGGACTATGAGTTCTACATCGGCCTGCGTGTCCTGCTTCGCTCCCTCGCCCACCTGAAGGTCGACGCCGACCTCGTAGTTCTGGCTTCCAAGGACGTTCCGGCCAAGTGGGTCGCTGCCAT GCAGAATGAAGACGGGGCGAAGGTCGTGAGGGTGGACAACGTGAAGAACCCCTACGTCCCCGAACATTCCGATTACAGGTTCAAACACACCCTCAACAAGCTCTATGCTTGGAAATTGGTGGAATATGAGAGGGTGGTGATGCTCGACACTGACAACCTGTTCCTGCACAACACGGATGAATTGTTCCAGTGTGGTCAATTCTGTGCCGTCTTCATAAATCCCTGCATTTTTCACACAGGGCTTTTTGTTCTGCAG CCATCAGAGGAGGTGTTCAACAGGATGATGCAGCAGCTGATAGATGGGAGGCCGAATCCGGACGGTGCTGATCAGGGGTTCTTGGTTGGCTGGTTTGATGATCTTCTCGGGCGCCCCATGTTCAATCCCCCCGCAAATGGCACAAGACTCGATGGTTACTTCAGACTGCCCCTTGGTTACCAGATGGATGCTTCTTATTTCT ATTTAAAGCTAAGATGGAACGTACCCTGCGGCCCTAACAGCGTTATCACATTCCCTAGTGCGCCCTTGTTTAAGCCATGGTACTGGTGGTCCTGGCCTGTCCTCCCTCTCGGCTTAGCTTGGCACGAGCAGCGTCGCAACTTGTTGGGCTATGCGGATGACGTCCCTTACTGCGCTGCCCACACtgccgtcttcctcctcctcctggcCGCGCTCCGCCTCTGTTTGTCTCGCATCTGCAACTTCCGCGCCACCGACAGGACTAATGCGACGGCAGCCACGACTTCACTCTATCCAACTTTCATGAAGTGTGCCCTTCTTCTGCTGATCGTGGGTAGCTACAGTATGCCGTTCTATTTGATACACCGGACAGTGCACCCTGTCGTGGGCTGGACTCTGTATCTGGCAGGCTCATCTTCACTCATGTTGGTGGTGGCCAATGCTTTCTCCCTGCCCTTGCTCTCTGCACTCACGCCCTCTTTGGGGATTGCCGGGGCCTTGTTCGTGATGGCGTACCCTGCATATCACGACGGCGTTGTCAGAGCTCTCTCTATATGGGCCTACTCATTCGTGTGCGCGCCATTTTTGTGGAGCTCCATCTCTAGATTGTTGAATCAGGTTGAGGCCTTGGTTCCAAATAAAAACGGAGAATTGCCATTACCGCAATTCATGAAGGTCTATTGA